The stretch of DNA TTCCTCAGGTCAGTTACAGACGACACACTGAGCTGTTAGTGGACAGGAACTGCTTCTACACACTCAGTGTGCTGATACAGTGACATCACCATCAGCCTGTAGCTGtgatgaggtcagaggtcagacggCTGTCTATATTCAGTGACGGAGAAGAAATGTGGCGTGGCGTGGCGTGATGTAGCGTGGCGTGGCGTGATGTAGCGTGGCGTGGCGTGATGTAGCGTGGTGTGGCGTGATGTAGCGTGGTGTGGCGTGATGTAGCGTGGCGTGGCGTGATGTAGCGTGGCGTGGCGTGATGTAGCGTGGTGTGGCGTGATGTAGCGTGGTGTGGCGTGGCGTGTTGTGATGTAGCGTGGCGTGGCATGGCGTGATGTAGCGTGGTGTGGCATGGCGTGGCGTGATGTAGCGTGGCGTGGCGTGATGTAGCGTGGTGTGGCGTGATGTAGCGTGGTGTGGCGTGATGTAGCGTGGCGTGGCGTGATGTAGCGTGGCGTGGCGTGATGTAGCGTGGTGTGGCGTGATGTAGCGTGGTGTGGCGTGGCGTGTTGTGATGTAGCGTGGCGTGGCATGGCGTGATGTAGCGTGGTGTGGCATGGCGTGGCGTGATGTAGCGTGGCGTGGCGTGGCGTGATGTAGCGTGGCGTGGCGTGATGTAGCGTGGCGTGGCGTGATGTAGCGTGGCGTGGCGTGGCGTGGCGTGATGTGGCGTGGCGTGTTGTGATGTAGCGTGGCGTGATGTAGCGTGGCGTGGCGTGGCAGCTGGATTGGAGCTGCAGGAAGTTGAATCAGTCCTGAAAGGATGAAATCTGAAGTCTTTCTTAACATCCTCTTTCTTGATGAtaagtgtgtgttcatgtaaacacacacacacacacacacacactctcagtgaATCATCAGACTGAAATAAACGAGGTGTCATGTGATCTCAGcgtcttctctcttcctcctctgaacGTGATCCACTGAGTCAGCTGTCTCTTCTGCTCTGATGTCTCCATGTGGATCAATAAGTATTAATCGGGGTTAACTGGACCTTTCAGTCGCGATTGTTCAACATCAGTTCTGAGTATGACTCTGAGGCCGGCTGCTCACACGGCGTCTCTCAGTCGTTCCACTTCAACACTTGAACGAGGGAAAAACTGACTCGATGATCTTCAGTTTTCTGTGACGTGTGCGACTGCTCGGTTTAATCTGGAGAGACTGAATCATTTCAGGTTTCTTTAGCTTCTTTATTTGGACCACAGCAGCTCCTGcttaaaaatgataaatgataataGTAATGAAGCATCTGTATTATCGCTGTCCGacctctggttctgctgcagccGGTCCATCAGGACTCAGAGCTGAACAAGTGAAGAGTTAAATCATCCAGACTGAGTTCTTCCTCCTCGCTGTGCTGCAGCTGAtcaccagcacagaccagcacgatttccatgctggtctgtgctggtttttccagcagggatgtgatcacagctgatcacagctgatcacagctgatcacagccaGCAGGAACAGACAAAGAGGCTGTtctgtcagacaggaagtgaacgGCAGCAGAAGAGAGAAGTGTGAACAGCTTGCATCAGAGAGCAGAATCAGGAGGTttctcttcacttcctcctctgctgctctcaaCACATCTGCTCTGCTCGCTGTACTCACAGGATGTCATGTCAGTTTCAGGATCCAACATGGCCGCCCCCGTGACCATCtctccagaggaggaggaggagctcagagaggcCTTCTCTAAGATTGGTAAGAGCACTGAggctgatgtcacttcctgttgctGACGGCCTTTAATAACTGTCTGACTGTATAAATGATCACTTCTCCCAGTCTGTCTCTGAACTGTTCACCTGTTTTATTCAGCTAGCAGAAGTGCAGTGTTAAAGGCTGATCAGACATCAgaatattttaatgtaaatggtCCTGAGGCCAAACTGATCACAGGTCAGACTGTAGCTGAACACACAGAgttcagtaaaaagaactgcttGAGGATGAGCCaggtgtgttcctgtgtttgcACATTCATTGGAATAGTTTGTTTCTTGTATAGTTGTATAGATTATTACTGTTTATAGTGCAGTTTGCACTGTGTAAATACATTGTTTATATCTTATTTACGTTAtgtacagagtgtttttctttttctctcttttttttgtggacccgctgctgctgtgacacaatCATTTCCCAGTCTAGGATCAATAAAGTGATtgtattctgttctgttctgttgacctctgacctctcctccTGCAGACGTGGACAACAACGGCTTCATCAGTAAGGACGAGCTCACGGAGCTGTTCAGAGCTGCCAACCTGTCTCTGCCCGGATACAGAGTCAGAGAGATCGTCCAGGAGCTGACCAAGACCAGCAACCAGCTCACCTTCCAGGACTTCACTCAGGTGAGCccacaggtcaaaggtcaccagGCCAACACACACCTCTGTAGTAATCCATTacacagagagtgagagtgcAGTACTATATAGTAGAACTCCAGTATTTAACAGTGTTACAGTACTTTGTATGTATGAGCTCACAATGTAACTGAACTTCAGCAGCTTCTTTTACAATGTtgcattaaatataaatatttccaGATTGTGCTCAGGGAAGTACAGCTGACGCAGACTCCACATGTTTCTGTTGTCTACggttctgtcagtcagtgaccCTGTTCTGTTGTCCGGCCCGTCTGTGGCATCAACGTGTTCAGCACCGTTTCTGTGTCTCGTTCAGGTTGTCCACGGGCTGAAGAGCAGCGAGGTGGCCAAGACGTTCAGGAAGGCCATCAATAAGAAGGAGGGGATCTGTAGCGTGGCGGGAACATCGGAGCAGACGGGCACCCAGCACTCGTACTCCGGTCCGTTCATCAgcatcagatcagatcaatcaatcaatcagtccaTCAGCATCGATTCATCTGTTTTAATAACCCGCATCATAACTTCTAGCTTTGTTAACATCTGTGAGTCTGTTTGTGAGGCGACTGTTCATGTTTCCATAATGAGAACAGTAAGAATCAGATTGAGTTCTGTGGGTTTGATTCCCTCTGAGGTTCCGGGGACAGAACATCTGAACGGATCCACAGAGGTTCTGAGCATTGAAGGACCGTTTATAAACCCAGAGGAGGCGTGATGGTGGTTCTGTCTCTGACGGACTAAACTGTAACGGGTCAGCCAGATGTCGGCTGTGGTCTGATGTGTGCTGTCTTCCccctgcagaggaggagaaggtggccTTTGTGAACTGGATCAATAAAGCTCTGGAGAAGGACGgagactgtaaacatgttctGCCCATGGATCCTTCCAGCGACGACCTGTTCACCGGCATGGGAGACGGCATCGTCCTCTGGTACCTGCTGCTTTAAAACTGTCTGATCCGTTCACAGCCACGAGCTGCTGACTCGCTCTTTAGCTGAGAGTCAGGTGGTCCTATTATAATACAGCTAGcatgttagcctagcttagcataaagactggaaaaatCAAGGTCTCTGATTAACTCTGACAGGCGGCCATTGTTccaggaatagttcaacatttttgaaaatgcagTCTTGTTTAAAGTGATGTCGCTGTGTAAACGCCTCCTAACTGTCCAACGTGTCACCTGACAGTAAGATGATCAACCTGTCGGTGCCCGACACCATCGACGAGAGAACCATCAACAAGAAGAAGCTCACACCTTTCACCATCCAGGTGAGACTGAAGGAAGTCTGAGGcagtctgatgacatcatctgttCATGTCTTTACATCCCGTGTGGTTCTGTCCTATTGAACAGGAGAACCTGAACCTGGCCCTGAACTCTGCGTCCGCCATCGGCTGCCACGTGGTCAACATCGGGGCGGAAGACCTGAAGGAGGGCCGGCagcacctggtcctgggtctgcTGTGGCAGGTCATCAAGATCGGACTGTTCGCCGACATTGAGCTCAGCAAGAacgaaggtgtgtgtgtgtatgataatTCTACATGGACAGAATAATAAGAACACCATTCGTCTAATAAAACTGACTGTAttctcagaaacgaccacagaCTTTAGAGTCATTCTCTCAGATGAGAAATCAACACCACTGAAGTCTGAACAGTAACTGGGAAGCTAAAGCTAGgtttgttagcttagcttagcatggaGAATgaacagctagcctggcctGGTCCAAAAACCCACCAACCagaagcatttgtgtgtgtgtgtgtgtgcagctctgGTGGCTCTGCTGCGTGATGGAGAGTCTCTGGAGGATCTGATGAAACTGTCccctgaggagctgctgctccGCTGGGCCAACTATCACCTGGAGGAGGCCGGCGCCGGCAAGATCAATAACTTCAGCTCTGACATCAAGGTTTGATTATTTCTTCCGTCAGAAGTCGAACCCCTTCAGTCTGTTCTCATGTGTGAGGCTGTTtctgaaactgtgtgtgtgttcaggactCTAAGGCGTACTACAACCTGCTGAACCAGGTGGCACCTAAAGGAGACGAGGAGGGGATCCCCCCCATCGCCGTCGACATGTCGGGGCTCAGAGTAAGACTCTCGTTAATTACTCAGAGGAGTCATAACATTTGATGTGAACGTGCGTTGACGTCCTCCTCGTCGTCTCtctgcaggagaaggaggaccTGAAGCGAGCCGAGTGCATGTTGGACCAGGCCGACCGGCTCGGCTGCAGACAGTTCGTCATGCCCACAGACGTCGTCCGCGGCAACCCCAAACTCAACCTGGCGTTTGTCGCCAACCTGTTCAACAAATACCCGGCTCTGAAGAAACCCGAGAACCAGGACATCGACTGGAGCTCCATCGAAGGTCCGTCACACTCCTGAGCagttactccactacatgtcaGAGTAGTACTTTTACTCTACTAGTTACTTCTCAGATTGGATTACTTACAAatacaacaacataataatCCCATGAAACACTTATAAAAACTAGAGAAAGCAAGTTGTGAACAACTTGCGGTTGTGAATGCTGCCTGTTGACCAGCTGAAGTCTttgctggctgtgaaaactgaaaaatgtccaGAATATctcaaaactgtaaaataatgtAGATTTGTTAACAAACTGAATGTATTATAATATATCGATGATtggaaacatttacatttttggaagGAGTTTCTGGctcaaatgaatgaaaagatgatAGTTAAATATAGTTAACATGTTGGGAAATACACACAGTGATAAACAGAGAATATTAACctgactcattgataaatctgtctctctctgtgttgccCAGTTGATCTCGGTTGCCACGGTGATGGTAACCGGGTTGGTCCTGGTAACGGACTGAGAGAGTTGAtgatttcagctgaggctcacCTCACATTATCATGCCTCTCTCTGGAAAACAATAACTGCTATCACTCAAATAATGATATGGTCGAACTATGAGAGTCTTTTGAGCACTTTGggaagtttttgtgtgtgtgtggtcaaaaATGTGTCGTGTAGAACAGTTCAGaaaagtgaatgtgtttgtcagcctccagatatttttcctctcagtttaaTGGGACTTAATGTGGCAGTTGGTCGGTGTTCCTGTCAGTTAAACGCCCACCGAGCCAAAAGCTGTAACGCCAGCACGAGTGTACCTACAagttggtgtttttatttttctgccgGAGTGAAAATTGTGGAAGGGAGGGCGAACTGAAGACGAGCTCATCCCCACTCTGTCGACACTCCACCACATACACACCAATGCAAACATTTCAAAGTGGCTGAAGAGTGACCACTGTTTGAACTGCGACTGTGCAAAAAGTATGAATGCTGTGAAAAAGTTGAATTCAGGTGAGAAAGTCCTAATCTTTGTGAACGTTTCacagtttgaatggagtttCTTTGAGAATGTctgaaggagggagaagagCTGGAAAATGAGTGGGTGTGACGTGATTTCTCATTGACTGCCATTATAACTGTGATGCAACAAAGCTTCAACTCTCTGTCGTCTGCTTGAACGggaaaaaatggcagaaaaacgtaaaatatttcagaaagtATGAATGAATATGATATGAATGAGATCAATCAGAGAAGCACGCGCGATCAATTCCCTGTTGAGACGAATATTTTGGTGTTTGAATGGAGTGAATACGTTTAAAAATGTGGACGAGTTCAGGGCCAAAATATCAGACGGGAAGACatacaaacaaaagaagagatGTTGAGATGAAGCCAGTGACCTCCAGGTGTGTTCTGTTGCAGGTGAGACGAGGGAGGAGCGAACCTTCAGGAACTGGATGAACTCTCTGGGAGTGAATCCTCGAGTGAACCACCTCTACGCGTAAGAACTGaactctaaccctaacccagcaGCATCCTCAGGGACTCACTGTAGCTCAGACCAACCGTCTGCACAATaaagtcacttcctgtctttgtcactGTGTCACAGAGACATCGATGACGCTCTGGTGATCTTCCAGCTGTACGAGAAGATAAAGGTCCCGGTGAACTGGGACAGAGTCAACAAACCTCCGTACCCCAAACTGGGCAGCAACATGAAGAAGGTACGACGACGCCAACTGCAGCCcggagctacatgctaacattagcatgctaacagacTCACAATGATGACGctgtgttagcatgttagcgtCACTTGTTGATAAGCAGTGGTGGAGAAAGAGATCAAgtcctttaagtaaaagtagaaatatCATTGTGCAAAAATACTCTAACTACATTTAGTAATACTTCTTTACTTCGACTTCAGGACGTTTACTTGTAATAAAGGATCCAACGTGCAGTTGCAGTTAGTAACTACAGTTCCTAACATACTGAAGTTAAACCTACTCCATTTCTCTTCAGAAGTATTGTGAAGTGGAAATACTGTTTTTAGGTACTCCACTTGAGTaattgtacttagttactttccaccactgtgaACTACAGCGTTAAGATGCTATCAAGGAGCCCGTCTGCATAATCAATACTAACTGATGATACttacatacttttacttaagaAACAGTAGTGGAGTATTTTTTGACTGAGCcagctttaaaggagaacttcggtcgatttaaacatgcagcttcattgctcaagctacccttgacttgccagtaccgaagacgcgaacacatttggtccagccattacagagctccgtgaacggagactNNNNNNNNNNNNNNNNNNNNNNNNNNNNNNNNNNNNNNNNNNNNNNNNNNNNNNNNNNNNNNNNNNNNNNNNNNNNNNNNNNNNNNNNNNNNNNNNNNNNNNNNNNNNNNNNNNNNNNNNNNNNNNNNNNNNNNNNNNNNNNNNNNNNNNNNNNNNNNNNNNNNNNNNNNNNNNNNNNNNNNNNNNNNNNNNNNNNNNNNNNNNNNNNNNNNNNNNNNNNNNNNNNNNNNNNNNNNNNNNNNNNNNNNNNNNNNNNNNNNNNNNNNNNNNNNNNNNNNNNNNNNNNNNNNNNNNNNNNNNNNNNNNNNNNNNNNNNNNNNNNNNNNNNNNNNNNNNNNNNNNNNNNNNNNNNNNNNNNNNNNNNNNNNNNNNNNNNNNNNNNNNNNNNNNNNNNNNNNNNNNNNNNNNNNNNNNNNNNNNNNNNNNNNNNNNNNNNNNNNNNNNNNNNNNNNNNNNNNNNNNNNNNNNNNNNNNNNNNNNNNNNNNNNNNNNNNNNNNNNGGACCGGTTCTGTATCAGAAACAcagctcctcctcttcatcacacaGCTCCAGTGGTTCGGCTCTACACTTGAACATCATGTGATTTGGATCATATTTCTAGAAACAGCTCTGTTAACATCTGATGGATGAATCTATGAACGGTTCGGTCAACATAGTATGGAGACAGATGTTAGTGTAGTCAGAACCATCAGAACACAGAGTGTTAACATCCCCGAGCTGCAGATTGGACCTGATGATTCACTGCAGGACTGACGACACCCTCTGTGGTCACACAGCAGACCATGTCACACTGACATCAACATCGGTTCTGGACCCACCGGACCACCCTTAAGTTCTGaatctcacacagacacatggacCTACCTGACAGCACCTTCTCGGGCTCCTCCCCGGCAGGTGCGGGGTTCAGCAGGTGAGCGAAGACCGCAGCAAACGGGTTCGCGGCCAGCGGCTCGGTTCGGTACATCTCCCACAGCAAGTAGAGGGCAGTGAGCCGCTGCGGGGAGCTGGGTAGCAGGTCCGGCTGCTGGAGGAGCATCACCAGAACCGAGCCCACCCTGAAGTGCTCCGCCTTACCGAAGTAGTGGTGAAagtgggtggagaggctctcGAAGGTGTTGGTGCAAGCCTCCTCTGAGATGATGCTCAGCAGGTTGGACAGCTCCTTCGGGGCCAGAGTCATCGTCCTCCCGGCGGCGAGTTCGGTTCGGTACTGATGAACTGTGGTAATGTGgatacagcagagagacagtcTGTGTCCGAACACGAGGACTTAGTTCATCTCTGCAGGACAGAAAACAGTCCGACCGTCATCACACGAGTCCTGTTAGCAACGAGTTAGCTTAAcgttagctgttagcctagcCGCGCTAACTAACACAGACCGGTGAAGTCATGGTTCAACCTGAAGAGTCCGCCGACAGAAAGCTCCCTGACGGCGTCACTTTCTACATAACACACTTATTAACGCAGCTAGCACGAACCGAGCGAAATGTTCCGGCCCGGTGAACAGATAGCACGACTGTTAGCACGACTGTTAGCACGGCTCCAGTAACGTTCAGCTGAAGCCGTTTAAACTCTGATTTGACTCTGTAGCCGCGGTGCATTGTGGGTCGGGTAGTTTCcctctgtcatgttttatttccCTCCTAAATTTGACTCGTGTCAAGCAGTCACACTCACGTTACTGTCACAGTTTACTGTAACAACAGTTTTATTTCAGTGGAGGCGATGAGAAACAGCCGAAGCTTCACTTTTAGATGTAAAACTGAGCAGAAAATAACGAAGATCTAACGGGTGATTTTACCCACAAGGCTTTGCGAGTTCTTTCCCAAGGTGCAGCTATGAGGACAGTTTACATGAGGTGTTGTGGCGAAACTTGTTCTCCTTCAGAAAATGGTTCCCCCTGTGTTCGGTCAGATCTCcgcagaacaacaacaacaacaacaattattaGAAGAATTAGATGAGTAATAATATtatattcataataataataattagaagAAGAcgagtattattattattatcattatgataataataacaatatagtCTTTTGTATtaaattaactttaaaaaagaTGTTCAGTTGTTTCGACTGCCTTCTGTTTGTAAAGATTGTGTAAAATAATGATTTGAATTAATTAAGGACTTACAATAAATTTGAATGGACGATAAACTTTATGAATAGATAATTATTTATCCCAAAGGAAATTTGGCCTATTTTGCTAGTAATTATTGAATTAAGTAtgccatatttatttattaattttactttattttaaagcatttaaacacattttagtcttttaaataattaattttgaGATATACAGGATATACTGCAAAAATCATTCAAGTAGCCTGTATCCGTCTCATTTCTCATCAGAATCGTCTCATTTAACTTCATTTCACTACATTTTCACTTCTTATATTGCagatattttcatgtattactTGCAGGAAACACGTTGTGCTCCTTATTTATTTGACTGATGTTTGAAGTGGCACTTCTCCAGTACATGAAGTACATGTAGCTTAACAGTGTCAGTGTGGTGGTATCATAGAGTTATCAAggatcacttttttattggtttTGCATCAGTTTAAACTTCTTAATCACAACCTCACTTTAAAAGACTGATCAGATTTGTTGACACTCTTCAACTCAACTTCCCATGAGGCTTTGAGAGAGTGCTGTGAGTTGAAATAAGAgccaaaaacacagacaaactgttaaaacatttactttcacttgtttctttcttacAAAAGAGCGATGTGCTTTGAGTTTTGTTCCACCTCGGAGGCAGAGTGTTTCTCCAGACGTCACGTTCTACCAGGAACGACCTGCAGCTGATCAGCTGAGAGGATCTGACTGAGCTTCACATGCTGACGCTTCAGTCGCAATAAAGGTGGAAATAAAAACTCAACAAACTAAAAGATCACATTTTCTGATTAGTTACAAGAGAAACAGGAGGTTTCATATGAGATCTCTTGGACTTCAATGTGTTTGCACACAATGCCAGCTTTCAGAAACACACTCTGATCTTTAAACATCTGCAGGGAGAAAGATGAAGCAGGTTCCTGGTAAAATCAGCCTGAGAGAAGCCGTCTGTCACATTTCACAGGTCATCTCACTGGTTAAAGGGAAACTGCTGGCAGGACAAAGACCAGAGTGTGCCAACATGTCTACAGACTCGGATTTGAAACCTCAGAGTCACACTGATGATCCACACTTCATCAAAAGTTCACTGATTCAGATCGACTGAGCCGATCAGAGTGCTGTAGCTGGGAGTCAGAATGAGGATCTTCCTGTTTCAGAGTCAGAAGTGTGGATGAGATCTCCACACGTCGTTAATGAGTCACCTTACAGAAAtaactcttattaattaacattTCTCTTCTATGTAAGTGTCAAATGTAAAGTGGACTGCTCCCAGCACCAGATCATATCTAGCTCTTGATGACAAAAGCGTGAGGTGTCGCTGGTAGTTTGAGACAAAATCTTTTCATGATGCTCACGTGAGTAAAACTTCTGTCACACTCTGGTTTTTGTGTAAATATCACTGCAAACAAGGAAACACTGTTCTCAGGTCCAAAGTCACAACAAGAGTCCACGAGGGGAAGTTTGGTTCAtactgcttcacacacacacacacgcacacgcacacacacagcacaacaccTGGATATATGGCACAGATATCATCCTGTCTGAGTGTCAGTCTGGAGTCTTTAAAGGGCTATTACAACAGAAACAGCTccagctgacagacagaaggaaagaaaagcaagTTGGtgaaaatatcataaaaatataaagtaCAGAATATAAACACTTAATACACCGTCAGTTATATATCAGGCATGCAGGCAGACGCACTGTAAACTTTAACACTGGCAACAAGTCCAAAGACTCCAGCCGGTGGCTCGGCTCGGTCCGGATTGGCTTCGGTCCACTTCACTACACTACAGGACAGACTGAGGCAGAGCTCCACGAGGACTGAACAGAGATCAGAGCGTCTCAGTCTACTGAACACGTCACCTCATCCGCTCTGATCCTCATCGTCTTCATCATCTGAATGCAGGATCAGTGACATGTACATGTTCACTATGCTAGCTTAGCTTGTTA from Sparus aurata chromosome 9, fSpaAur1.1, whole genome shotgun sequence encodes:
- the LOC115588039 gene encoding plastin-2 isoform X1, which translates into the protein MCGGGQIKCRLSAACGEVSSRRTSRGTDEEQTDTQTNTPAHLSVSGSNMAAPVTISPEEEEELREAFSKIDVDNNGFISKDELTELFRAANLSLPGYRVREIVQELTKTSNQLTFQDFTQVVHGLKSSEVAKTFRKAINKKEGICSVAGTSEQTGTQHSYSEEEKVAFVNWINKALEKDGDCKHVLPMDPSSDDLFTGMGDGIVLCKMINLSVPDTIDERTINKKKLTPFTIQENLNLALNSASAIGCHVVNIGAEDLKEGRQHLVLGLLWQVIKIGLFADIELSKNEALVALLRDGESLEDLMKLSPEELLLRWANYHLEEAGAGKINNFSSDIKDSKAYYNLLNQVAPKGDEEGIPPIAVDMSGLREKEDLKRAECMLDQADRLGCRQFVMPTDVVRGNPKLNLAFVANLFNKYPALKKPENQDIDWSSIEGETREERTFRNWMNSLGVNPRVNHLYADIDDALVIFQLYEKIKVPVNWDRVNKPPYPKLGSNMKKVRRRQLQPGATC
- the LOC115588039 gene encoding plastin-2 isoform X2, with translation MRCRPDQCRLSAACGEVSSRRTSRGTDEEQTDTQTNTPAHLSVSGSNMAAPVTISPEEEEELREAFSKIDVDNNGFISKDELTELFRAANLSLPGYRVREIVQELTKTSNQLTFQDFTQVVHGLKSSEVAKTFRKAINKKEGICSVAGTSEQTGTQHSYSEEEKVAFVNWINKALEKDGDCKHVLPMDPSSDDLFTGMGDGIVLCKMINLSVPDTIDERTINKKKLTPFTIQENLNLALNSASAIGCHVVNIGAEDLKEGRQHLVLGLLWQVIKIGLFADIELSKNEALVALLRDGESLEDLMKLSPEELLLRWANYHLEEAGAGKINNFSSDIKDSKAYYNLLNQVAPKGDEEGIPPIAVDMSGLREKEDLKRAECMLDQADRLGCRQFVMPTDVVRGNPKLNLAFVANLFNKYPALKKPENQDIDWSSIEGETREERTFRNWMNSLGVNPRVNHLYADIDDALVIFQLYEKIKVPVNWDRVNKPPYPKLGSNMKKVRRRQLQPGATC